In a genomic window of Thermodesulfobacteriota bacterium:
- a CDS encoding ABC transporter ATP-binding protein yields the protein MSFGKVKALNGISLKVKKGQIHSIIGPNGAGKTVMMNVINGLYHPQKGGVYFKGQKINHLKPYERAKLGLARTFQKVEVFGGMTVLDNIRLGRHIHYKSGMLSGSLYLGKSAKEEIEHRTFIEEEIIDLLEIESIRSKPVGMLPYGLQKRVELGRALALGPEILILDEPLAGLNLEEVEDMARFILDVNEEKRWKVTCILVEHDMGVVMDLSEEIFVLNFGNMIMDGTPEEVQNNPEVIKAYLGEEELYATRA from the coding sequence ATGTCTTTTGGGAAAGTGAAAGCCCTTAACGGTATCAGTTTGAAAGTCAAAAAGGGGCAAATCCATTCTATTATCGGGCCGAACGGGGCGGGTAAGACGGTGATGATGAATGTGATCAACGGTCTTTACCACCCGCAAAAGGGTGGGGTCTATTTTAAAGGACAAAAAATAAACCATCTTAAGCCGTATGAGAGGGCCAAACTGGGATTGGCCAGAACGTTCCAGAAAGTTGAAGTTTTTGGCGGTATGACGGTGCTGGATAATATACGTCTTGGTCGTCACATTCACTATAAATCGGGTATGCTCAGCGGTTCACTCTATCTGGGGAAATCGGCCAAGGAAGAAATAGAGCACCGAACGTTTATCGAAGAAGAAATCATTGACCTTTTAGAGATTGAATCCATCCGGAGCAAACCGGTGGGGATGCTCCCTTACGGCCTTCAGAAAAGGGTCGAACTGGGCCGGGCCCTTGCATTGGGACCTGAAATTTTAATCCTTGATGAACCGTTGGCCGGTCTGAACCTGGAAGAAGTGGAAGACATGGCCAGGTTTATTCTGGATGTAAATGAAGAAAAGCGCTGGAAGGTCACCTGTATCCTGGTGGAACATGATATGGGGGTGGTGATGGATCTTTCAGAAGAAATATTTGTGCTTAACTTCGGTAATATGATTATGGACGGGACACCTGAGGAAGTCCAGAACAATCCTGAAGTGATTAAGGCCTACCTGGGTGAAGAAGAATTGTATGCCACTAGGGCATAA
- a CDS encoding AMP-binding protein, protein MEITKELTIPKLFFEQAKKYGKDRVAMREKEFGIWRPVTWQDYFENVKYIALGLVSLGLKEGDKVSMIGDNRPEGLWAEMAALCARGVGVWLFQDCLVDEVKYIVDHSDTRFLFGEGQEEVDKGMSIFHECPKLEKIIWDDPKGMRNYDQDYLISLKEVMDLGRELDKKEPGLFKELAYKGHGDEVALLFYTSGTTSLPKGALLSHNNMLTMGKHLMTVDPCLDTDDYVSYLPFAWIGEQMMSISCGLQIGYTINFPEAPETAQENIREIGPHVMFAPPRMYEEMTRRVQVKHLDSTWSKRKIYELSTTIGYHVANLKFDKKPTPWFWKFLQWLASITVQNKLKDHLGLSNVRNAYTGGAAMGPDHFRFFHALGVNLKQIYGQTEVAGISVVHKSGDIKFDTVGHPIPGTEIKITEDGEIITKSSSVFLGYYKNPEATASALKDGWLHSDDRGFIDDDGHLVVFDRTKDVFTLRDGKPFAPQYLETRLKFSPYVKDSWVIGDKKDYITAVLCIDYGVVGKWADEKKINYTSYTELSQKQEVYDLIEKQIRQANKDLPEAAKVTKFTSLYKELDPDDDELTRTRKLRRKFVEKRYKEILDALYSDADTVHIDTTIKYEDGREAHIQTDMHIRKAID, encoded by the coding sequence ATGGAAATTACAAAAGAACTGACGATTCCAAAACTATTCTTTGAGCAGGCAAAGAAGTACGGCAAAGACCGGGTGGCCATGCGGGAGAAAGAGTTCGGCATCTGGCGTCCGGTGACCTGGCAGGATTATTTTGAAAATGTAAAATACATTGCTTTAGGGTTGGTCAGCCTGGGTCTTAAAGAAGGGGATAAGGTTTCCATGATCGGTGATAACCGTCCGGAGGGTCTTTGGGCGGAAATGGCCGCTCTGTGCGCGCGGGGAGTGGGTGTATGGCTGTTTCAGGACTGTCTGGTCGATGAAGTCAAATATATTGTCGACCATTCAGATACCCGGTTTCTTTTCGGCGAGGGCCAGGAAGAGGTGGACAAGGGCATGTCCATTTTTCATGAATGTCCCAAACTGGAAAAGATCATATGGGACGATCCCAAAGGGATGAGAAATTATGATCAGGATTACCTGATCAGTCTCAAGGAGGTTATGGACCTGGGCCGGGAACTGGATAAAAAAGAGCCTGGCCTTTTTAAAGAGTTGGCTTACAAGGGGCATGGAGACGAAGTGGCCCTCCTTTTTTATACGTCCGGGACCACGTCTTTGCCGAAGGGTGCCCTTTTATCTCACAACAACATGCTGACCATGGGAAAACACCTCATGACCGTAGACCCGTGCCTGGATACGGATGACTATGTGTCGTATCTTCCATTTGCCTGGATCGGGGAACAGATGATGTCGATTTCCTGCGGTCTTCAGATCGGATATACCATCAATTTCCCCGAGGCCCCGGAAACCGCCCAGGAGAATATTCGGGAGATCGGTCCCCATGTGATGTTTGCCCCGCCGAGGATGTACGAAGAAATGACCCGAAGGGTTCAGGTCAAACATCTTGATTCAACATGGAGCAAACGCAAGATTTATGAGCTTTCCACCACAATCGGATACCATGTGGCCAATTTAAAATTTGATAAAAAACCGACACCCTGGTTCTGGAAATTTTTACAGTGGTTGGCTTCCATCACTGTGCAGAATAAACTCAAAGACCATCTGGGGCTATCCAATGTGCGCAATGCTTATACCGGTGGTGCTGCCATGGGGCCGGATCATTTCCGATTTTTCCATGCCCTGGGTGTAAACCTGAAACAGATTTACGGGCAGACCGAGGTTGCCGGAATTTCGGTGGTTCATAAAAGTGGAGACATCAAGTTTGATACGGTGGGGCATCCGATTCCCGGCACGGAAATCAAAATTACCGAAGATGGTGAAATCATAACCAAAAGCTCATCCGTTTTCTTAGGCTATTATAAAAACCCCGAAGCCACTGCCAGCGCATTAAAAGACGGCTGGCTTCATTCGGATGACCGGGGATTTATCGACGACGATGGCCATCTGGTTGTTTTTGATCGTACAAAAGATGTTTTTACCTTAAGAGACGGCAAACCCTTTGCTCCCCAGTATCTGGAAACACGCTTGAAATTCAGCCCCTATGTAAAAGATTCCTGGGTCATCGGGGATAAGAAAGATTATATTACGGCGGTGCTTTGTATCGATTACGGGGTGGTGGGCAAGTGGGCGGATGAAAAGAAGATCAATTACACCAGTTATACGGAGCTTTCTCAAAAACAAGAAGTTTACGATTTGATTGAGAAACAAATTCGCCAGGCAAATAAGGATCTGCCGGAGGCAGCCAAAGTCACCAAATTTACCAGTCTGTATAAAGAACTGGATCCGGATGATGATGAGCTCACCCGAACAAGGAAATTGCGCAGAAAATTTGTGGAAAAACGATACAAAGAAATTCTCGATGCTCTATATTCTGATGCGGATACGGTACACATCGATACAACCATTAAGTATGAAGATGGGCGCGAAGCCCATATCCAGACCGATATGCATATCAGAAAGGCAATAGACTAA
- a CDS encoding AMP-binding protein: MGLYDFTFYDVINRNAVCFKNRPAWFEVDDGRALSFGQFKETVDRFACGLQKSGIKKGDRIGVLGKNSLEYFLLYSAAAALGAIVLPINWRLSTDEIIFNLNDCEPEVIFVDEEYQELIEGAKEKLTSIKKYYNLQIKGGRFLDIAPLLDTLGDVEPAEVSTDDGFVIIHTAAVAGRPRGALLSHGNVLCANMHLNYCFNMTPKDVHLNLLPLFHVGGLFMATNSFHAGVVNINMRKFDAQKAVELIEEERVSLLFDFPPILSSILKASKETKREIHTLKSVIGLGTPEDIKEYQKMTGGTFYCMYGQTETSCVATLGRYNARPGSAGKTISLAEIRLVDDDDQPVPTGQVGEITMKGPMIFKGYWNLPKENAYTFRDGWHHTGDLGRFDEEGFLFYAGRKAEKELIKPGGENVYPAEVEKVILKHPAVEKTVVFGVPDSRWKEGIKAVCQLKKGKNLNAKQLIDFVGERIARYKKPQYVEFADQIPLQKDGSPDRAKVKELYGGDQQ; the protein is encoded by the coding sequence ATGGGACTATACGACTTTACCTTTTATGATGTGATAAATCGAAATGCAGTCTGCTTTAAAAACAGACCGGCCTGGTTTGAGGTTGACGACGGCAGGGCGTTATCATTTGGACAGTTCAAAGAAACGGTCGATCGTTTTGCCTGCGGCCTGCAAAAATCGGGCATAAAAAAGGGCGACCGTATAGGTGTTCTGGGGAAAAACAGCCTTGAATATTTTCTTTTATACAGTGCGGCTGCTGCACTGGGAGCGATCGTACTCCCGATTAACTGGAGGCTTTCTACAGACGAGATCATCTTTAACCTGAATGATTGCGAGCCCGAGGTTATTTTTGTTGACGAAGAGTATCAGGAACTGATCGAAGGAGCGAAAGAAAAACTGACCTCAATAAAGAAATATTACAATCTGCAGATAAAAGGAGGCAGGTTCCTTGATATTGCGCCTTTGCTGGATACTTTGGGTGATGTGGAGCCCGCTGAAGTTTCAACCGATGATGGTTTTGTTATTATCCATACCGCGGCAGTTGCAGGGAGGCCTAGAGGGGCTTTGCTGAGCCATGGAAATGTCTTGTGCGCAAATATGCACCTTAATTACTGTTTCAATATGACGCCAAAGGATGTTCATTTAAACCTTCTGCCCCTTTTTCATGTGGGCGGACTTTTCATGGCCACCAACAGCTTTCATGCAGGGGTTGTCAATATTAACATGCGCAAATTTGATGCGCAAAAGGCGGTGGAGCTCATTGAAGAAGAAAGAGTCTCTCTTTTGTTCGATTTTCCGCCGATTCTGTCATCTATTCTGAAAGCATCCAAAGAAACCAAAAGAGAAATCCACACGCTAAAGTCAGTCATCGGACTCGGTACGCCCGAAGATATTAAAGAATATCAAAAGATGACAGGCGGCACCTTCTATTGCATGTATGGGCAAACCGAGACATCATGTGTTGCTACTTTGGGACGTTATAATGCAAGACCGGGTTCGGCCGGGAAAACCATTTCACTGGCTGAAATAAGACTGGTGGATGACGATGATCAGCCGGTTCCCACAGGCCAGGTGGGTGAAATTACCATGAAGGGCCCCATGATTTTTAAGGGCTATTGGAATCTTCCTAAAGAAAATGCTTACACCTTCCGTGATGGGTGGCACCATACCGGAGACCTGGGTCGTTTTGATGAAGAAGGTTTCCTTTTTTACGCCGGGCGTAAGGCGGAGAAGGAGCTTATCAAGCCTGGCGGTGAAAATGTTTACCCTGCCGAAGTTGAAAAAGTGATATTAAAACATCCCGCCGTTGAAAAGACCGTTGTATTTGGCGTACCGGATTCCAGATGGAAAGAGGGAATCAAGGCAGTCTGCCAGTTGAAAAAAGGAAAGAATCTTAATGCCAAACAGCTGATCGATTTTGTCGGTGAGCGTATCGCCCGTTACAAAAAACCCCAGTACGTTGAATTTGCAGATCAAATTCCCCTCCAAAAAGACGGTTCACCGGACAGAGCTAAAGTAAAAGAATTGTACGGTGGAGACCAGCAATAA
- a CDS encoding branched-chain amino acid ABC transporter permease, with the protein MSTTWLPCGNYHQNYAEDHAWWQTKFIKGKMALLALILFLVIPMVSDSYMLSICNLIGYTILGALGVQLLIGFCGQITLGHAAFIAVGAYTSTLLILEFPWPKFLLDSGLAYPISIFVAAIVAGVWSVLFGLPSARVKGFYLILTTMAAQFITVDLIITQYISQIGGRGQAFSLPPGTIKVGPWVIDSDLKVYFMMIIFVILCTVAMANLLRSKVGRAWVAIRDNDISAEVMGINVFKYKLLAFFAAGFIGGIAGALWISNLAAISPEHFPWFWSLWLVGVILIGGAGSIHGAIFGSLFMVVIMEALQLAVMPLADTFPKLLMDFLFIKEAVFGLAICAFMIFEPNGLAYRWWQIKNYFNLWPFSY; encoded by the coding sequence ATGTCAACAACTTGGCTTCCCTGTGGCAATTACCACCAAAACTATGCCGAAGATCATGCATGGTGGCAGACGAAGTTCATCAAGGGAAAGATGGCCCTTCTTGCGCTGATTCTTTTTTTGGTTATTCCTATGGTTTCCGATTCTTACATGCTAAGCATATGCAACCTGATAGGTTATACAATCCTGGGGGCATTAGGGGTGCAGCTTCTCATTGGTTTTTGCGGACAGATTACACTGGGTCATGCCGCCTTTATTGCGGTGGGTGCCTACACCAGCACCCTGCTTATTCTGGAGTTTCCCTGGCCTAAATTTCTTTTGGACTCGGGACTGGCATATCCGATCAGCATTTTTGTGGCTGCCATTGTTGCAGGCGTGTGGAGTGTGCTGTTCGGGCTTCCTTCTGCCAGGGTAAAGGGGTTTTATCTTATCTTAACCACCATGGCCGCGCAGTTTATTACCGTGGATCTGATCATTACGCAGTATATCAGCCAGATCGGTGGGCGGGGACAGGCCTTTTCCCTGCCGCCGGGAACCATTAAGGTCGGGCCCTGGGTGATTGACAGTGATCTTAAAGTTTATTTTATGATGATTATTTTTGTAATTTTATGTACCGTTGCCATGGCTAACCTGCTACGTTCAAAAGTCGGCAGGGCCTGGGTGGCCATCAGGGATAATGATATTTCTGCTGAAGTAATGGGTATTAATGTTTTCAAGTACAAGTTGTTGGCATTCTTCGCAGCCGGGTTTATCGGGGGGATTGCCGGTGCATTATGGATCAGCAATCTGGCCGCCATCAGCCCGGAACATTTTCCCTGGTTCTGGTCTCTATGGCTGGTCGGTGTAATTCTCATTGGAGGGGCAGGCTCTATTCATGGAGCCATTTTTGGTTCACTATTTATGGTGGTCATTATGGAAGCCTTACAGCTTGCCGTGATGCCCCTTGCTGATACCTTTCCTAAGCTTTTGATGGACTTTTTGTTTATAAAGGAAGCTGTTTTTGGACTGGCTATCTGTGCATTCATGATATTTGAACCAAACGGCCTGGCCTATCGCTGGTGGCAGATAAAAAATTATTTTAACTTGTGGCCATTTTCATATTAA
- a CDS encoding ABC transporter ATP-binding protein: MILKINNIEVKYHEVILVIKGVSIEIPEGGIVALLGANGAGKSTTLKAISGLLKHEDGKVTDGSIEFMGERIDKLGAEKIAKMGIVQVIEGRRVFEHLTVEENLKVGAHMKKYGRSIKDGLEMVYNYFPRLKEKRNEVAGFISGGEQQMTVVGRALMTSPKLILLDEPSMGLAPLLIHEIFNIITQLNKEEKISILLVEQNAKLALNIAPHAYVMENGRIVMDDTSEKLRDNPDIKDFYLGMTDFGGRKSFRDVKHYKRRKRWLT; this comes from the coding sequence ATGATCTTAAAAATCAATAATATTGAAGTAAAGTACCATGAAGTCATCCTGGTAATCAAAGGTGTTTCCATCGAAATTCCCGAAGGAGGCATAGTGGCGCTTTTGGGTGCCAACGGAGCGGGAAAGAGTACGACCTTAAAGGCGATATCCGGTCTTTTAAAACATGAAGACGGCAAGGTTACCGACGGGTCGATTGAATTCATGGGTGAGCGCATAGATAAGCTGGGTGCTGAAAAGATTGCCAAAATGGGCATTGTCCAGGTGATCGAAGGTCGAAGAGTGTTTGAGCATCTGACCGTGGAAGAAAACCTGAAAGTGGGCGCCCATATGAAAAAGTACGGAAGGTCCATAAAGGACGGTCTGGAGATGGTGTATAACTATTTCCCCAGGTTAAAGGAAAAGCGCAATGAAGTTGCCGGATTCATCAGTGGGGGTGAACAGCAGATGACGGTGGTCGGCCGTGCGTTGATGACCAGTCCCAAACTGATTCTTTTAGATGAACCTTCCATGGGTCTGGCTCCGCTTCTTATCCATGAAATCTTTAATATTATTACCCAACTCAACAAGGAAGAAAAAATTTCCATTCTTCTGGTGGAGCAGAACGCCAAGCTGGCTTTAAACATTGCTCCCCATGCTTATGTGATGGAAAACGGACGTATTGTGATGGATGACACTTCCGAAAAGCTCAGAGATAACCCGGATATCAAAGATTTCTATCTGGGGATGACCGATTTTGGGGGAAGAAAAAGTTTTCGCGATGTGAAGCACTACAAGCGGAGAAAAAGATGGCTTACCTAA
- a CDS encoding ABC transporter substrate-binding protein — MFTRSMWSKFFTFIFAVILIMGFTSMAGAASIKVGALNDMTGATSDVGKDYALGIAEAIHYVNDTGGINGKKIKLYQFDYGYRIPEALTKYNLFKRLKCVAVLGWGTGDTEALAPTVAKDKMPYVSGSYSGHLCNPEKTPYNLFFSTDYSTQSRGLITAWHRKKWPTKSDYKKRKPRIAMCYMFASPFSSASIKAAKDQAKLLGFEIGPDQDVSLFAIDTKSQILALKEFKPDVLLHTNTVMSVAATLRDAYALDLGADNIIKCWGFDENLPKLAGKAAEGAIGCSPWAFFGLDVPLMDKVKEYAKKYNPGIPPEKRTIHTVQAWANALGLVEALKRADKAGDLSGEGILKKGFETMRNYEIGLGIAPSTFTSKDHRPQSEAKIYEYKNGKFELLDEVDLKKEWPDKWANEWLGW, encoded by the coding sequence ATGTTTACAAGAAGTATGTGGTCAAAGTTTTTTACATTTATATTTGCGGTGATTCTTATCATGGGATTTACTTCCATGGCAGGAGCTGCATCCATTAAAGTGGGCGCGCTCAACGACATGACCGGTGCAACGTCGGACGTTGGAAAAGACTATGCATTGGGTATCGCTGAAGCCATTCATTATGTAAATGATACAGGTGGAATAAACGGCAAAAAGATTAAACTGTACCAGTTTGATTATGGATATCGTATTCCTGAAGCACTGACAAAGTATAACCTTTTTAAACGGTTGAAATGTGTAGCAGTTTTAGGGTGGGGAACAGGAGATACAGAGGCTTTGGCACCAACCGTTGCAAAAGATAAGATGCCCTATGTATCGGGATCGTATTCCGGGCATCTGTGCAACCCTGAAAAGACGCCGTATAACCTTTTCTTTTCAACGGATTATTCAACACAGTCCCGTGGCCTTATTACTGCCTGGCACAGAAAAAAGTGGCCCACCAAATCGGATTACAAAAAGCGTAAACCCCGAATCGCCATGTGTTATATGTTTGCCTCACCTTTTAGCAGCGCATCCATAAAAGCAGCAAAGGATCAGGCAAAACTTCTTGGATTTGAAATCGGCCCGGATCAGGACGTGTCTTTATTTGCCATTGATACCAAGAGCCAGATTTTAGCGTTAAAAGAATTCAAACCCGATGTCCTTTTGCATACCAATACGGTGATGTCCGTTGCCGCAACCCTGCGGGATGCATATGCACTTGATCTTGGCGCTGATAACATCATTAAATGCTGGGGATTTGATGAGAACCTGCCCAAGCTGGCGGGTAAAGCTGCTGAAGGTGCCATCGGATGTTCGCCATGGGCATTTTTCGGCCTTGATGTTCCGTTGATGGACAAAGTGAAAGAGTATGCCAAAAAATATAACCCTGGAATTCCTCCTGAAAAACGGACGATCCATACCGTTCAGGCATGGGCCAATGCGTTAGGCCTTGTTGAAGCATTAAAAAGGGCGGATAAAGCCGGTGATTTGTCGGGCGAGGGAATACTGAAAAAGGGTTTTGAGACCATGAGAAATTATGAAATTGGCTTGGGCATCGCACCGTCTACTTTCACGTCAAAGGATCACCGACCTCAAAGCGAGGCAAAAATCTACGAGTATAAAAACGGGAAATTTGAGCTGCTTGATGAGGTAGATCTAAAAAAAGAATGGCCTGATAAATGGGCGAATGAGTGGCTCGGCTGGTAA
- a CDS encoding branched-chain amino acid ABC transporter permease: MDLFLMTITSGIMVGGIYALVALGWVLIYKCSGVLNLAMGEMTLIGAYMSLSFYSMGVPFLLSLLFSLIIGFILGVITERVFLDKLIGEPVLTVIMVTVGLSFFFKGSVELIWGTDTRVFTPPVFSIEPIHFGPLVIGKVYLWSFVAAILLLVIFVSFFKYTRWGLAMQATADDEMAALSLGVSARFVYAAAWAIAFMAAGVGGTLLGNINGLNISVGYLGLLVLPAVVLGGLNSIPGAIVGGMSIGILQNLCGAYLDRYFPGAVKEIAPFVFMAVFLFFKPHGLWGWERIERV; this comes from the coding sequence ATGGATCTTTTTTTAATGACAATTACTTCAGGAATTATGGTCGGAGGTATTTATGCGCTCGTTGCTCTGGGATGGGTGCTGATCTATAAGTGTTCAGGCGTTCTGAACCTGGCCATGGGTGAAATGACTCTCATCGGCGCTTATATGTCCTTAAGTTTTTATTCCATGGGGGTCCCCTTTCTTCTATCGCTTTTGTTTTCCCTTATCATAGGTTTTATTCTGGGAGTTATCACCGAAAGGGTCTTTCTGGACAAACTCATAGGGGAACCGGTTCTGACAGTCATCATGGTTACTGTGGGACTTTCTTTTTTCTTTAAGGGGAGTGTGGAATTGATATGGGGTACGGATACACGCGTATTTACTCCGCCTGTTTTTTCAATCGAACCGATTCATTTCGGGCCGCTGGTGATCGGCAAGGTCTATCTGTGGAGCTTTGTGGCAGCCATTCTGCTGCTGGTTATTTTTGTCTCCTTTTTCAAATATACACGCTGGGGCCTTGCCATGCAGGCCACGGCTGATGACGAGATGGCCGCTCTGTCCCTTGGTGTCAGTGCTCGTTTTGTTTATGCCGCCGCCTGGGCCATTGCATTTATGGCAGCCGGTGTGGGGGGTACTCTTTTGGGAAATATTAACGGGCTCAATATATCAGTGGGTTATCTGGGATTGCTTGTTTTGCCTGCAGTGGTGCTGGGAGGCTTAAATTCCATACCTGGGGCCATTGTCGGTGGAATGAGTATTGGAATATTACAGAATTTGTGCGGGGCCTACCTGGATCGTTACTTCCCGGGTGCGGTAAAAGAGATTGCACCTTTTGTGTTCATGGCCGTTTTTCTGTTTTTTAAGCCCCACGGGCTATGGGGATGGGAGCGGATTGAACGCGTGTAG